From Nicotiana tabacum cultivar K326 chromosome 20, ASM71507v2, whole genome shotgun sequence, one genomic window encodes:
- the LOC142174363 gene encoding uncharacterized protein LOC142174363, whose protein sequence is MGLPYNAKSSTGETLFSLIYGAEALIPVEVREPILRYFQTNEESNNEAILINLELLEGHRDLARVRMAAQNQRMERYYNQRDNLRYFKVRDLVLSKVTQNTLELNAGKLGPTWEGPYQISAITGKGSYELENQSGDKLPSKWNVAHLKRYYC, encoded by the coding sequence atgggcctaccgtACAATGCCAAATCGAGCACAGGAGAAACTCTTTTTTCTCTTATTTACGGTGCAGAAGCTCTAATTCCGGTGGAAGTAAGAGAACCTATTTTGAGGTACTTCCAGACAAATGAAGAATCGAACAACGAAGCAATATTGATCAACTTGGAGCTGCTTGAGGGACACAGGGACTTGGCGCGTGTAAGAATGgcagctcaaaatcagagaatgGAGAGGTATTATAATCAAAGAgacaacctccgttatttcaaagtaagAGATTTGGTTCTAAGTAAAGTAACTCAAAATACCCTGGAGCTCAACGCAGGGAAGCTTGGACCAACGTGGGAAGGTCCCTACCAAATTTCAGCTATCActgggaaaggttcatacgagttggaaaaccagagtggAGATAAGCTGCCTAGTAAATGGAACGTCGCACACcttaaaagatattattgctga